One window of Methanogenium organophilum genomic DNA carries:
- a CDS encoding carboxymuconolactone decarboxylase family protein yields MDAQLKELEEEIGKVPLIVKKWATEDPELKEWVTEMDKHVWKDGKLSRQTKKIIAVCVAAALRDRHAVRAQAAGASHLGVDYDEMEEALRVTFLLAGMPAYTYGRTAIDDLMKK; encoded by the coding sequence ATGGATGCACAACTCAAAGAACTCGAAGAGGAGATCGGCAAAGTTCCGCTGATCGTTAAGAAATGGGCAACAGAAGACCCTGAACTGAAAGAATGGGTCACAGAGATGGACAAACACGTCTGGAAGGATGGAAAACTGTCACGCCAGACAAAAAAGATTATTGCTGTCTGTGTGGCAGCAGCCCTCCGCGACCGGCATGCCGTCCGTGCACAGGCAGCAGGAGCATCACACCTCGGTGTTGACTATGACGAGATGGAAGAGGCGCTCCGCGTGACATTTCTGCTCGCAGGGATGCCGGCCTATACCTATGGGCGCACCGCAATCGACGACCTAATGAAGAAATAG
- a CDS encoding peroxiredoxin: MYDEEMLDDYLCCQPGPPVLNEPAPEFSAVTTQGPMELEDYRGKWVVLFSHPADFTPVCTTEFMAFAGVYEELKALNVYLIGLSIDSVHAHLGWIRNIKERMGVDIPFPVIADLDMNVARLYGMIQEGASSTATVRCVFFIDPEGILRAMIYYPLSNGRYIPEIVRLVKALQTTDENGVATPANWQPGDKVVVPPPATQEEADKRLNEGYDCKDWYLCFRDI, from the coding sequence ATGTATGACGAAGAGATGTTAGACGATTACCTCTGTTGTCAGCCAGGGCCGCCGGTATTGAATGAACCTGCACCGGAATTCTCTGCTGTGACAACACAGGGACCAATGGAACTGGAAGATTACCGGGGAAAATGGGTGGTGCTCTTCAGCCACCCCGCGGACTTCACCCCGGTCTGCACCACCGAGTTTATGGCTTTTGCCGGAGTCTACGAGGAGCTGAAGGCACTGAATGTCTATCTTATCGGCCTCTCCATTGACTCAGTCCATGCCCACCTCGGGTGGATACGAAATATCAAAGAACGAATGGGAGTCGACATCCCCTTCCCGGTAATTGCCGACCTTGATATGAATGTAGCACGCCTGTATGGTATGATCCAGGAAGGTGCGAGCAGTACGGCAACGGTGAGATGTGTCTTCTTTATTGACCCTGAAGGAATTTTGCGGGCCATGATCTACTACCCACTCTCCAATGGCCGGTATATCCCGGAGATTGTCCGGCTGGTGAAGGCACTCCAGACAACAGATGAAAATGGTGTCGCCACCCCTGCCAACTGGCAGCCGGGTGACAAGGTGGTGGTGCCGCCGCCTGCCACTCAGGAAGAAGCAGACAAACGCCTGAACGAGGGATACGATTGCAAAGACTGGTATCTCTGCTTCAGGGACATCTAA
- a CDS encoding desulfoferrodoxin FeS4 iron-binding domain-containing protein gives MVNVTDEGQIFECEICGNIVEVVEVGGGELVCCGEPMAIKE, from the coding sequence ATGGTAAACGTTACAGATGAAGGGCAGATCTTTGAATGCGAGATCTGCGGAAATATTGTTGAAGTGGTAGAAGTGGGCGGAGGAGAACTCGTCTGCTGTGGTGAACCGATGGCCATAAAGGAGTGA
- a CDS encoding rubrerythrin family protein, which yields MTTEENAWEAFAGESQANRKYANYSVKAKDEGYPVVAKLFAAASKAEEIHARRLLGALKAVGSTEENLTGAVEGETHEYTEMYPSFIEEATAEGASEAKVVFTHAMKAEQVHAGLYADALAAVKAGGDLEETPVHLCPFCGNVVLGEVPERCPICGVPGTKFELIE from the coding sequence ATGACAACCGAAGAGAATGCCTGGGAGGCGTTTGCCGGAGAATCTCAGGCAAACCGCAAATATGCGAATTATTCAGTGAAGGCAAAGGATGAGGGATATCCGGTCGTTGCAAAACTCTTTGCAGCAGCCTCAAAAGCAGAGGAGATACATGCAAGACGTCTTCTTGGAGCCCTGAAGGCCGTGGGTTCAACGGAGGAGAACCTGACCGGTGCGGTGGAAGGAGAGACGCACGAGTATACCGAGATGTACCCCTCCTTTATTGAGGAAGCAACAGCAGAAGGGGCATCTGAAGCAAAAGTGGTATTTACCCATGCCATGAAGGCAGAACAGGTGCATGCAGGTCTCTATGCCGATGCACTTGCCGCCGTGAAAGCAGGAGGAGATCTGGAGGAAACCCCTGTGCACCTCTGCCCGTTCTGTGGGAATGTGGTGCTCGGTGAAGTGCCGGAACGCTGCCCTATCTGCGGTGTCCCCGGTACAAAGTTTGAACTGATTGAATAA
- a CDS encoding zinc ribbon-containing protein, with amino-acid sequence MSETPKRVRAGEKVGPGTYKCVDCGLEFAINESDKDLRKCPTCACEVYDCFPMTHIREDVKTPEDAKHPPKR; translated from the coding sequence ATGAGTGAAACCCCAAAGCGAGTGAGAGCAGGCGAAAAAGTAGGACCAGGAACATACAAATGTGTTGACTGCGGTCTTGAATTTGCCATTAATGAATCAGACAAGGATCTCAGAAAATGTCCCACATGTGCCTGTGAAGTCTACGACTGTTTCCCTATGACGCATATCCGGGAAGATGTGAAAACACCGGAAGATGCAAAACATCCACCAAAACGCTGA
- a CDS encoding flavodoxin family protein, translating to MAPQIIALLGSPRPKGNTAKLMNEALRGIRDAGCEVETVHVPRLTFSPCKEILYCQEHAACAMNDDVTPYLEKFRDIDGLIVATPVMTMGIPGALKSFMDRFQVFFMAKYFRQEPLVAPEKKAHRRTLLLSIGGQNIEHDFDGLILSMKAFCDIIDCPYWDAVLQNNMDEVIDITTRPKVMKDAYEKGYRMGELIARDMAE from the coding sequence ATGGCACCACAGATTATTGCCCTATTGGGAAGTCCTCGTCCGAAGGGGAATACAGCAAAACTGATGAATGAAGCGCTGCGTGGAATCCGTGATGCCGGTTGTGAGGTAGAGACTGTCCATGTGCCGCGGCTGACGTTTTCGCCCTGTAAAGAGATCCTCTACTGTCAGGAGCATGCAGCCTGTGCCATGAATGATGATGTAACCCCTTATTTGGAAAAATTTCGGGATATAGATGGCCTTATTGTGGCTACCCCAGTGATGACGATGGGTATTCCGGGTGCCCTGAAGTCCTTTATGGATCGGTTTCAGGTCTTTTTTATGGCAAAGTATTTCCGGCAGGAGCCGTTGGTGGCGCCTGAGAAAAAGGCACATCGAAGAACGCTTCTCCTGAGCATCGGCGGCCAGAACATCGAACATGATTTTGACGGTCTCATCCTCTCCATGAAGGCCTTCTGTGACATCATCGACTGCCCATACTGGGATGCGGTGCTCCAGAATAATATGGACGAGGTGATCGATATCACGACACGCCCCAAGGTGATGAAGGATGCTTATGAGAAGGGATATCGTATGGGTGAGCTAATCGCCCGTGATATGGCAGAATAG
- a CDS encoding flavodoxin family protein produces the protein MNAETKRPIRVLGISGSPHRDGNTEQLLDRFLEGAADAGGITEKIILSTLQYRSCRGCNACHKTGVCIMKDDLIPILTQKVPNADIVALASPIYSMSITAEMKALIDRAQTVWAQNFKLHQVHYEEEHFTNHSGYFLATAGMERPDIFDYSYPIITAFFNIFGCGYTPDHNITAPGMDRWDGIKGHPTALTFAYTAGKEAVRQLEKIRPKGLSEEQKPSR, from the coding sequence ATGAACGCCGAAACAAAACGACCCATACGGGTGCTGGGCATCTCCGGAAGTCCCCACCGGGATGGAAACACCGAACAACTTTTGGATCGATTTTTGGAGGGGGCGGCAGATGCCGGGGGGATAACAGAGAAGATCATTCTCTCAACCCTTCAATACCGCTCATGTCGGGGGTGCAATGCCTGCCATAAAACCGGTGTCTGCATTATGAAAGATGATCTCATCCCGATTCTCACACAGAAAGTCCCGAATGCAGATATCGTCGCCCTTGCCTCCCCCATCTACTCGATGTCCATCACCGCCGAGATGAAGGCGTTAATTGACCGGGCGCAAACCGTATGGGCCCAGAATTTCAAACTCCACCAGGTGCATTACGAAGAGGAGCACTTCACGAACCATTCCGGATATTTCCTCGCAACCGCAGGGATGGAGCGGCCCGATATCTTTGACTATTCCTATCCCATAATCACCGCATTCTTCAACATATTCGGCTGCGGCTACACACCCGACCACAATATCACCGCACCCGGCATGGACCGCTGGGATGGCATAAAAGGGCACCCAACTGCCCTCACCTTCGCATACACCGCAGGAAAGGAGGCAGTAAGGCAGCTGGAGAAGATACGGCCAAAAGGATTATCAGAAGAGCAGAAACCTTCCAGATAA
- a CDS encoding DUF1670 domain-containing protein — MPMQRTGPPSLRSAWAKTKENQLLAILEEEYGFKHATGRSLVHLMNEFAEEFYGWHRSDMQIIYQTVDFREPPGRTFGEMPLRPVFLTMAVPEDTMAFENGGLQGMRRHKLIRLAREAYDQGGLLTQHDLALLLTTSSRTIQRDIKELRNAGIRVPTRGAVHEYGHIPSIRSVCVDRFLCGEGVDSTAAKCGVSTDMVRRYHRQFTDTVVLYARGYRAEDIIDVTGVPEKVVGEFLILYETHKNRKSPQLNHLFTKYTPGIIQRPIPFAPR, encoded by the coding sequence ATGCCGATGCAACGTACCGGGCCACCTTCGCTCAGAAGTGCCTGGGCAAAAACCAAAGAAAATCAACTCCTTGCTATCCTTGAAGAGGAGTATGGCTTCAAACATGCAACAGGCCGTTCCCTTGTCCATCTGATGAATGAATTCGCAGAAGAATTCTATGGCTGGCACCGGAGCGACATGCAGATTATCTACCAGACGGTGGACTTCCGTGAGCCTCCGGGCCGTACATTCGGAGAGATGCCTTTGCGCCCGGTATTTCTCACGATGGCAGTGCCAGAAGATACCATGGCATTTGAGAATGGGGGGCTGCAGGGGATGCGCCGGCACAAATTGATACGCCTCGCACGTGAGGCATATGATCAGGGAGGCCTTCTAACACAGCATGACCTTGCCCTTCTGCTTACCACCTCATCACGCACCATCCAGCGGGACATTAAGGAATTGAGAAACGCGGGAATCCGGGTCCCGACACGGGGTGCCGTCCATGAATACGGGCATATTCCTTCTATACGCTCGGTCTGTGTAGACCGCTTTCTTTGTGGTGAAGGAGTGGATAGTACTGCTGCAAAATGTGGTGTTTCGACTGATATGGTGCGCAGATACCACCGACAGTTTACTGATACCGTGGTATTATATGCAAGGGGTTACCGGGCAGAAGATATTATCGATGTAACAGGGGTCCCCGAGAAAGTGGTCGGAGAGTTTCTCATTCTATATGAAACCCATAAGAACCGAAAGTCCCCGCAACTCAATCACTTATTCACAAAATATACACCGGGCATCATCCAGCGCCCCATCCCGTTTGCTCCCCGGTGA
- the radC gene encoding RadC family protein, with protein sequence MAVKRMRDTDKIDRPRERIAAAGPEVLKNHELVAAIIGKGIPGHDVNAIATDITALLDEKGTGVTYNDLVEIQGIGDSRASQMVASFELARRYLTRSKTTISRPEDILMMTTDLLHKHQEYFVAFTLNGAGEIIHRHTITKGTLTHSPVHPREVFAPALIDRAASVIFVHNHPSGNTEPSDADIAITRTLAEAGDILGIRVLDHVIVAATGHTSLKERGLF encoded by the coding sequence ATGGCAGTAAAACGGATGCGGGACACTGATAAAATCGACCGTCCCCGGGAACGGATTGCAGCAGCAGGACCCGAGGTTCTGAAGAATCATGAACTCGTTGCAGCCATCATTGGCAAGGGAATTCCCGGCCATGATGTTAATGCGATCGCAACAGACATCACAGCCCTTCTGGATGAGAAGGGTACAGGGGTTACCTACAATGATCTGGTAGAGATTCAGGGAATCGGGGATAGCAGGGCATCCCAGATGGTCGCATCCTTTGAACTAGCCCGCCGCTACCTGACACGGTCCAAAACCACCATTTCACGGCCGGAGGATATTCTGATGATGACGACAGACCTGCTCCACAAACACCAGGAATACTTTGTTGCCTTTACACTCAATGGTGCGGGAGAAATAATCCACCGCCACACCATCACCAAAGGGACCCTCACCCACTCACCGGTACACCCCCGTGAAGTATTTGCACCCGCCCTCATTGATCGCGCCGCCTCGGTGATTTTTGTGCACAACCATCCTTCCGGCAACACCGAACCATCTGATGCAGACATCGCAATCACCCGCACCCTTGCAGAAGCGGGGGACATTCTCGGGATCCGGGTGCTTGACCATGTCATCGTTGCAGCAACCGGCCATACCAGCCTGAAGGAGCGCGGCCTCTTCTGA
- a CDS encoding flavodoxin family protein has product MAVNVLAFATSPRRHGNSETLLDALLEAMAAEEGVTVEKYALDEIEIEPCRGCNACEELNRCINEDDDLDWVLEKIITADIVIMAAPVYCMGMCAQAKALVDRMQVLRSRKYVLKLPVVPAERQGKRLGAFLSTAGQDWDYVFDALIPSVKCFFHVMDIKNRDISYLMVNNVDKMGALAAHPTATMDAVTLGKRMITEIKAKLAGEGSGGKE; this is encoded by the coding sequence ATGGCTGTAAATGTTCTCGCCTTTGCCACAAGCCCGCGGCGGCACGGCAACTCTGAGACGCTTCTTGATGCCCTCCTCGAAGCGATGGCGGCAGAAGAAGGTGTCACAGTGGAGAAGTATGCACTCGATGAAATTGAGATCGAGCCCTGTCGGGGATGCAATGCCTGCGAAGAACTTAACCGCTGCATCAATGAGGACGATGACCTTGACTGGGTGCTGGAGAAGATCATTACAGCAGACATCGTGATCATGGCCGCACCCGTATACTGCATGGGCATGTGCGCCCAGGCAAAGGCCCTTGTTGACCGGATGCAGGTGCTGCGATCCCGGAAATATGTCCTCAAACTCCCGGTCGTCCCCGCCGAGCGACAGGGCAAACGGCTTGGTGCGTTTCTCTCCACAGCAGGGCAGGACTGGGACTATGTCTTTGATGCCCTCATCCCGTCGGTGAAATGCTTCTTCCATGTGATGGATATCAAAAACCGCGACATCTCATATCTGATGGTGAACAATGTGGATAAGATGGGGGCGCTTGCGGCACATCCGACGGCGACCATGGATGCGGTGACCCTCGGGAAGCGGATGATCACAGAGATCAAGGCGAAACTTGCCGGGGAAGGGAGCGGGGGGAAAGAATGA
- a CDS encoding MarR family winged helix-turn-helix transcriptional regulator, which yields MTTYTVTPNQDMIEPRIPEDKLPGSAQAVLNILEDHEPRTFSEISGQVKWAPRTVRNALRRLIEEGFVVRKFNFSDARQVYYMRP from the coding sequence ATGACAACATACACCGTAACACCGAACCAGGACATGATTGAGCCCCGTATCCCCGAGGATAAGCTTCCGGGATCCGCACAGGCAGTTCTGAACATTCTCGAAGACCATGAACCACGGACATTCTCAGAGATCTCAGGCCAGGTCAAATGGGCACCCCGCACTGTCAGGAATGCATTGCGCAGACTTATTGAGGAAGGGTTTGTCGTAAGGAAATTCAACTTCTCGGACGCACGCCAGGTCTACTATATGCGGCCATAG